A window from Dromaius novaehollandiae isolate bDroNov1 chromosome 1, bDroNov1.hap1, whole genome shotgun sequence encodes these proteins:
- the HMOX1 gene encoding heme oxygenase 1 encodes METSQTHSSESMSRDLSELMKEATKEVHEQAENTLFMKNFQKGQVSLHEFKLVAASLYFIYSALEEEIERNKDNPVYAPVYFPAELHRKAALEKDLEYFYGSNWREEIPCPEATQKYVERLHYVGKNHPELLVAHAYTRYLGDLSGGQVLKKIAQKALQLPSTGEGLAFFTFDGVSNATKFKQLYRSRMNVLEMDLATKKRVLEEAKKAFLLNIQVFEALQELVSKCQENGRPVQLKTELRTRNANKSYEHGPVSGKERERTNTRHTEMLPITPLVRWILALSFLATTVAVGLFAM; translated from the exons ATGGAAACTTCCCAGACACACAGCTCTGAAAG CATGTCACGGGACCTGTCAGAACTCATGAAGGAAGCCACCAAGGAGGTGCACGAGCAGGCAGAGAACACGCTGTTTATGAAAAACTTCCAGAAGGGGCAGGTGTCACTGCATGAATTTAAG CTGGTTGCTGCCTCCCTGTATTTCATCTACTCTGCTCTGGAGGAAGAGATTGAGCGTAACAAGGACAACCCAGTTTATGCCCCTGTTTATTTTCCGGCGGAGCTGCACCGGAAAGCTGCCTTGGAGAAAGACTTGGAGTACTTCTATGGCAGCAATTGGAGGGAAGAGATCCCATGTCCTGAGGCTACTCAGAAATACGTAGAGAGACTCCACTACGTAGGCAAGAACCATCCAGAGCTCCTGGTGGCCCATGCCTACACTCGGTACTTGGGAGACCTGTCTGGGGGACAAGTGCTGAAGAAAATCGCCCAAAAGGCCCTGCAGCTGCCCAGCACTGGAGAAGGGCTGGCTTTCTTCACCTTCGATGGAGTATCTAATGCCACCAAGTTCAAACAGCTGTATCGCTCCCGCATGAATGTCCTTGAGATGGATCTTGCCACTAAGAAAAGAGTCTTGGAGGAAGCCAAGAAGGCATTCCTGCTAAATATACAA GTGTTTGAGGCACTGCAGGAGCTGGTGTCTAAGTGCCAGGAGAATGGACGCCCTGTGCAGCTGAAGACAGAGCTTCGCACAAGGAATGCTAACAAATCATATGAACATG GTCCAGTGtctgggaaagaaagagagaggacaaATACGAGACACACAGAAATGCTCCCCATCACTCCCCTTGTGCGGTGGATCCTTGCACTCAGCTTCCTCGCCACAACAGTCGCCGTGGGCTTATTTGCCATGTGA